From Echinicola jeungdonensis, the proteins below share one genomic window:
- a CDS encoding glycoside hydrolase family 3 C-terminal domain-containing protein yields MKLVYYSVLEADSLEDVQKREFKFFPFPLLLLLAFLLTNVSVSIAQDAEPDFSFLDTSKPFQERVDILVDQMTLSEKVSQLMNDAQAIPRLKVPQYNWWNECLHGVARAGYATVFPQSITVAASFDKALMGEIGTVVSDEARAKHHEFVRNNKRGIYTGLDFWSPNINIFRDPRWGRGHETYGEDPYLTGELASQFIIGLQGNDEKYLKTIATSKHFAVHSGPEPLRHSFDVDVSDRDLYETYFPAFRKTVKDAGVYSVMGAYNRFRGESCSGHDFLLNQVLRGDWGFDGYVVSDCGAIRDIHTGHNLASSEQEAAAIGIKGGCDLNCGGYYAYLMEAVEEGLVTEEVINTAVKRMFLARFRLGMFDPAEEVEFAQIPTGIVCSDAHNTLARKAAQESMVLLKNKNNLLPLSKEKLKRIAVIGPNADNEESLLGNYHGTPKNPVTFLEGIKNKIGPKVEVVYAEGAHLAEGVHNLKPIPSAYFQTEDGKQGLKAQYFNNTKWEGEPVLERIDDQINFSWQHQPISKELIDNFSIRWEGYLVPHSNGDFELAVFSKRGMKLLIDGKEISNGKGSVHEGRYATGKLHLEKGEKYKITVEYHSDESNALAKLLWARTDENKVQEAVQLTEKSDVAIVVLGLSQRLEGESMDVAAEGFEGGDRISIGLPKQQEELLKAIQQTGKPIILVLNAGSALAINWAKDNVEAILSAGYPGEEGGNALADVIFGDYNPGGRLPITYYQSVDDLPPFEDYDMEGRTYRYFGGQPLYPFGYGLSYTEFEYSDLKLPAAIEAGEELKVSVSVKNVGERDGDEVVQLYLRDVKGSTLRPLRQLEGFERIHLEPGQSQEVEFTLTPRQLSMINKQSKRVIENGTFEIYVGGEQPGFTGTLDATTTEVLKGQFKVNKSLVIEDL; encoded by the coding sequence ATGAAACTCGTTTATTATTCCGTTTTGGAGGCAGATTCTCTTGAGGATGTGCAAAAAAGAGAATTCAAATTCTTTCCATTTCCGTTACTACTTTTATTGGCCTTTTTGTTAACCAACGTTTCCGTTTCCATTGCCCAGGACGCAGAGCCGGATTTTTCCTTTTTGGACACCTCAAAACCATTTCAGGAAAGGGTGGATATTCTTGTTGACCAGATGACCTTATCAGAAAAGGTCAGCCAACTGATGAATGATGCTCAGGCCATACCCAGATTGAAGGTCCCACAATATAATTGGTGGAATGAATGCCTGCATGGAGTTGCCAGGGCTGGTTATGCCACCGTTTTTCCCCAATCTATTACCGTGGCGGCCTCATTTGATAAAGCTTTGATGGGAGAGATTGGCACTGTGGTCTCAGATGAAGCCAGGGCTAAGCACCATGAATTTGTAAGAAATAATAAAAGAGGGATCTATACAGGTCTGGATTTTTGGTCGCCAAATATCAATATTTTCAGGGATCCCCGATGGGGAAGGGGCCATGAAACTTATGGAGAGGACCCTTATTTGACAGGGGAATTGGCCTCTCAATTTATTATTGGCCTTCAGGGCAATGATGAAAAATACCTGAAAACAATTGCTACCAGCAAACATTTTGCAGTGCATTCCGGGCCGGAGCCATTGCGACACTCTTTTGATGTTGATGTAAGTGACCGGGATTTGTACGAAACCTATTTCCCTGCTTTTAGAAAAACGGTAAAAGACGCCGGGGTTTATTCCGTGATGGGAGCTTACAATCGCTTCAGAGGGGAATCCTGCAGTGGACATGATTTCCTGCTCAATCAGGTTTTGAGGGGTGATTGGGGCTTTGATGGTTATGTGGTTTCGGATTGCGGGGCCATCCGCGATATCCACACAGGACATAACCTGGCTTCCAGTGAGCAGGAAGCCGCTGCCATAGGGATTAAAGGTGGTTGCGACCTTAATTGTGGAGGCTATTATGCTTATTTGATGGAGGCCGTTGAAGAGGGCTTGGTTACTGAGGAAGTGATCAATACGGCAGTTAAAAGGATGTTTTTGGCCAGGTTCAGGTTGGGAATGTTTGATCCTGCAGAGGAGGTTGAGTTTGCCCAAATTCCAACTGGAATTGTTTGCTCAGATGCCCATAATACACTGGCGAGAAAGGCAGCCCAGGAAAGTATGGTTTTGTTGAAAAACAAAAATAACCTTTTGCCCTTATCCAAAGAAAAGCTAAAACGAATTGCCGTTATTGGACCCAATGCAGATAATGAAGAATCCCTATTGGGCAATTACCATGGTACCCCAAAAAATCCGGTGACTTTTCTTGAGGGGATCAAAAATAAAATTGGGCCAAAAGTGGAAGTGGTTTATGCGGAAGGAGCCCATTTGGCAGAAGGTGTGCATAATTTGAAACCCATTCCATCTGCTTATTTCCAAACCGAGGATGGTAAACAGGGGCTAAAAGCTCAATACTTTAATAATACCAAATGGGAGGGGGAGCCTGTCTTGGAGAGAATTGATGATCAAATCAATTTTTCCTGGCAGCATCAACCAATCTCGAAGGAATTAATTGATAATTTTTCTATCAGGTGGGAAGGCTACCTTGTCCCTCATTCTAATGGGGATTTTGAATTGGCTGTTTTTTCCAAAAGGGGAATGAAGCTTTTGATAGATGGAAAAGAAATTTCCAATGGAAAAGGTTCTGTCCATGAAGGCCGTTATGCTACCGGAAAACTTCATTTAGAAAAAGGGGAAAAGTATAAAATTACCGTTGAGTACCATAGTGATGAAAGTAATGCCCTGGCCAAGCTTTTGTGGGCCAGAACCGATGAGAACAAGGTACAGGAAGCCGTCCAATTGACTGAAAAATCAGATGTAGCCATCGTAGTTTTAGGCCTATCCCAAAGGCTGGAAGGGGAAAGTATGGATGTTGCTGCAGAAGGATTTGAAGGCGGCGACAGGATTTCCATAGGGCTTCCCAAGCAACAGGAAGAGTTGTTAAAAGCCATTCAGCAAACGGGAAAACCTATTATTTTGGTATTAAACGCAGGTAGTGCCCTGGCAATAAACTGGGCCAAGGATAATGTGGAAGCCATTTTAAGTGCTGGTTATCCCGGCGAGGAAGGGGGCAATGCCCTGGCTGATGTGATTTTTGGAGATTACAATCCTGGAGGCAGACTTCCGATAACTTATTATCAGTCTGTTGATGATTTGCCTCCTTTTGAGGATTATGATATGGAGGGTAGAACCTATCGTTATTTTGGCGGCCAGCCCTTGTATCCATTTGGTTATGGGTTGAGCTATACTGAATTTGAATATTCAGATTTGAAATTACCTGCTGCAATTGAAGCAGGAGAAGAATTAAAGGTGAGTGTAAGCGTGAAGAACGTTGGAGAAAGGGATGGTGATGAAGTTGTTCAACTGTATTTGAGGGATGTGAAAGGCTCCACTCTCAGGCCACTTCGGCAATTGGAGGGATTTGAAAGGATTCACCTTGAACCGGGCCAAAGTCAGGAAGTTGAATTTACCTTAACACCAAGACAGCTTTCCATGATCAATAAGCAATCCAAAAGGGTGATTGAAAATGGAACTTTTGAAATATATGTAGGGGGCGAGCAGCCAGGATTTACCGGTACCCTTGATGCAACCACAACAGAAGTCCTCAAGGGTCAATTTAAAGTGAATAAAAGTCTTGTAATTGAGGATCTTTAG
- a CDS encoding 3-keto-disaccharide hydrolase, with translation MINLFAILMAFLIIGPGNGKNKTESNRKYSPVYEENWEQLLDKNLSKWDKFMGVPHHSVPLEGVEKGDGKNGKPLGLNNDPLNVFSVKMDNGQPILKVTGEIYGGLSTKKEYENYHLSLKFKWGTEKYAPRLEDKRDSGILYHCQEPHGQFWNVWMRAPEMQVQESDCGDFHPLAGVSMDIKAVPFTENGDEFWKYDPQGKTMTFKSDAKYRRCRKSHNYEKPNGKWNHLELICIGEEAYHIVNGKVVMVLKNSKQYPEGSQGVTLTKGKIQLQSEGAELYYKEIKIRTVNELPREFAKQLK, from the coding sequence ATGATAAATTTATTTGCAATTTTGATGGCGTTCCTGATCATAGGGCCTGGAAATGGAAAAAATAAAACGGAATCCAACCGTAAATATTCTCCTGTTTATGAGGAGAATTGGGAGCAGCTATTGGACAAAAACCTAAGCAAATGGGATAAATTTATGGGGGTACCCCATCATTCTGTTCCATTAGAAGGAGTTGAAAAGGGAGATGGAAAAAATGGAAAACCATTGGGACTGAACAATGATCCCTTGAATGTCTTTTCAGTCAAAATGGACAATGGCCAGCCAATCCTAAAAGTTACCGGTGAAATTTATGGTGGCCTTAGCACCAAAAAAGAATATGAAAACTATCACCTTAGCTTAAAATTTAAATGGGGAACGGAAAAATATGCTCCCCGTTTGGAAGACAAAAGGGATAGTGGAATCCTTTACCATTGTCAGGAACCCCATGGCCAGTTTTGGAATGTGTGGATGAGGGCACCCGAAATGCAGGTTCAGGAATCGGATTGTGGAGATTTCCACCCACTGGCAGGCGTTAGCATGGATATTAAAGCAGTTCCCTTTACAGAAAATGGGGATGAATTTTGGAAATATGATCCCCAGGGAAAAACCATGACCTTCAAAAGCGATGCGAAATATAGAAGATGCCGAAAGAGCCATAACTATGAAAAGCCCAATGGAAAATGGAATCATTTGGAGTTGATTTGTATCGGAGAGGAAGCTTATCATATCGTCAATGGCAAAGTGGTGATGGTGTTGAAAAATTCGAAGCAATATCCTGAAGGAAGCCAAGGAGTCACTTTGACAAAAGGGAAAATTCAACTACAATCAGAAGGAGCAGAATTGTATTACAAGGAAATTAAAATCAGAACGGTAAATGAGTTGCCCAGGGAATTTGCGAAGCAGCTGAAATGA
- a CDS encoding pectinesterase family protein, whose translation MKGLTFGFLFKGQYLLLGLLIILSNSVLAQDVNNYPKDGKIKNLKGRVQEDIVVAKDGTGDFLYLADAIEAIRVFLPEPITVYIKEGVYREKLEIPATVTNVTFKGEGPEKTKIVYDDFSGKGKIGTFESYTLKVSGNTLTFKDLTIENSAGSVGQAVALHADGDRLVFENCNFKGNQDTMFASGENQRQYYKNCYIEGTTDFIFGSGTALFENCEIHSKSNSYITAASTPKWVKQGYVFKDCKLTAAEGVDKVYLGRPWRAHAKTVFINCEMGSHIAEERWHNWGNPENEKTVFYAEGGSIGPGADASNSVDWAVQLDKQENNQYSIDKIFEGLTDQLDTKGEEWYGIVME comes from the coding sequence ATGAAAGGTTTAACTTTTGGTTTTTTATTTAAGGGCCAATATCTGTTATTAGGTTTACTGATAATTTTAAGTAATTCAGTTTTAGCTCAGGATGTTAACAATTATCCCAAGGATGGAAAAATCAAAAACCTAAAAGGAAGGGTTCAGGAGGATATTGTTGTAGCCAAGGACGGTACAGGGGATTTTCTTTATTTGGCAGATGCCATAGAAGCTATCCGGGTGTTTTTGCCAGAGCCAATTACGGTTTACATCAAAGAAGGGGTTTACAGGGAAAAGCTAGAGATTCCTGCAACGGTTACGAATGTGACCTTTAAAGGGGAGGGACCTGAAAAGACCAAAATAGTGTATGATGACTTTTCCGGTAAGGGCAAAATAGGAACCTTTGAATCTTACACGCTGAAGGTTTCCGGGAATACATTGACTTTTAAAGACCTGACCATTGAAAACTCAGCAGGATCTGTTGGGCAAGCAGTGGCCTTGCATGCAGATGGGGATCGATTGGTTTTTGAAAACTGCAATTTTAAGGGAAATCAGGATACCATGTTTGCCTCAGGGGAAAACCAAAGACAATACTATAAAAATTGCTATATCGAGGGGACTACGGATTTTATTTTTGGATCGGGTACGGCATTATTCGAAAACTGCGAGATTCATTCCAAGAGCAATAGCTATATCACTGCCGCTTCGACACCAAAATGGGTGAAACAAGGCTATGTTTTTAAAGATTGTAAGTTGACCGCTGCCGAAGGAGTGGACAAAGTATATTTGGGAAGGCCATGGAGAGCCCATGCCAAAACTGTTTTTATCAATTGTGAAATGGGGTCACACATTGCTGAAGAAAGGTGGCATAATTGGGGCAATCCGGAAAATGAGAAAACGGTTTTTTATGCAGAAGGAGGATCAATAGGTCCTGGAGCTGATGCATCAAACAGTGTGGATTGGGCTGTGCAATTAGATAAGCAAGAAAACAATCAGTATTCAATCGATAAAATCTTTGAGGGCCTAACGGATCAATTAGATACAAAAGGTGAAGAATGGTATGGGATAGTTATGGAGTGA
- a CDS encoding FecR family protein yields MKKYSEFEIEDFLVDEFFVRWAKSSNKEEEHFWQRWMENNPEKRGTVMEAFYIINSLNYKDELKVSDQEHIDLFESILSHDLEEDEKEPKGRKQRNVFLALRRIAAVILVFFCAYFGFKTMFPSSKGTPEKVEQIVKVNPAGQKSQMKLSDGTIVHLNSESKLTFPKKFNDSIRYVALEGEAFFEVEENKEKPFIVQVDGIEIKVLGTSFNVKKEEEVSVALVSGKVAVKDTKGKEVLLSPNEMVTYQKDGEYSKSGFDPFETIGWKDKYLVFRGDDFLEVKRKLEKWYGVEIIRERPLQKDWSYTGQYYHETLERVLEGISATSEFEYKIDKNQVIINPNP; encoded by the coding sequence ATGAAAAAATATAGTGAATTTGAAATAGAGGATTTCCTCGTCGATGAATTTTTTGTAAGGTGGGCCAAATCTTCCAATAAGGAAGAGGAACACTTTTGGCAAAGATGGATGGAAAACAATCCCGAAAAGAGAGGGACTGTAATGGAGGCTTTTTATATCATCAATTCGCTGAATTATAAAGATGAACTAAAAGTCAGTGATCAGGAGCATATTGATTTGTTTGAATCTATCCTGAGTCATGACCTGGAGGAAGATGAAAAGGAACCAAAAGGCAGAAAGCAAAGAAATGTTTTCTTGGCATTGAGACGGATTGCAGCGGTGATTTTGGTGTTTTTTTGTGCCTATTTTGGATTTAAAACCATGTTTCCCTCCTCAAAAGGGACTCCGGAGAAAGTGGAACAAATTGTTAAGGTCAATCCGGCTGGACAAAAATCACAAATGAAGCTAAGTGATGGAACTATTGTCCACCTGAATTCTGAAAGTAAACTTACCTTTCCCAAGAAATTCAACGACTCCATCAGGTATGTAGCCCTGGAAGGAGAGGCATTTTTTGAGGTAGAAGAAAACAAGGAGAAACCATTTATTGTCCAGGTGGATGGAATTGAAATCAAAGTTTTGGGTACTTCCTTTAATGTGAAGAAGGAAGAGGAAGTATCGGTGGCCCTTGTTTCAGGAAAGGTGGCAGTTAAAGATACCAAAGGAAAAGAAGTTTTATTATCACCCAATGAAATGGTCACTTATCAAAAAGACGGAGAGTATTCCAAATCCGGATTTGACCCTTTTGAGACCATTGGCTGGAAAGACAAATATTTGGTTTTCCGTGGGGATGATTTTTTAGAGGTGAAACGAAAACTGGAAAAATGGTATGGTGTTGAAATAATCCGGGAACGACCCCTTCAAAAAGATTGGTCCTATACTGGGCAGTATTACCATGAAACCCTAGAGCGGGTTTTGGAAGGAATCAGTGCAACTTCTGAGTTTGAATATAAAATCGATAAAAATCAAGTAATTATCAATCCAAACCCTTAA
- a CDS encoding RNA polymerase sigma factor, with product MMKEPRNNRLHLSKNGKEVEHFHDRKILMVYAEKSDFEVWSAFKLGDEAAFNYIYRQYMNALYNYAYQVSRDQDLARDAIHTLFIKIRRKRKELPEVHNIKAYLMKIIYRLILDALKQKQKSHPLIENPHDNLFPVELSPESQMINQEVSEEKRSKLEDALNQLSKRQREALLLMYREELSYKEIAEILELEHVKSARKLIYRAVAKMRAILVTDKNS from the coding sequence ATGATGAAAGAACCCAGAAATAACCGTCTGCATCTTTCCAAAAATGGTAAAGAGGTGGAGCATTTCCATGATCGTAAAATTCTGATGGTATATGCTGAAAAATCTGATTTCGAAGTATGGAGTGCTTTTAAGCTTGGAGACGAAGCAGCATTCAATTACATCTACAGGCAATATATGAATGCCCTGTACAATTATGCCTATCAGGTTTCTAGGGATCAGGATTTAGCCAGAGATGCCATTCATACCCTTTTTATCAAAATTAGAAGGAAAAGGAAAGAGCTGCCTGAGGTGCATAATATCAAAGCCTACCTGATGAAAATCATCTATAGGCTTATTTTGGATGCTTTAAAGCAAAAGCAGAAAAGTCATCCGCTAATTGAAAATCCACATGATAATCTCTTCCCGGTAGAATTGTCTCCTGAATCCCAAATGATAAATCAGGAAGTATCAGAGGAAAAGAGGTCCAAGCTGGAAGATGCATTGAACCAGCTTTCAAAAAGGCAAAGGGAAGCCCTCCTTTTGATGTACAGGGAAGAACTATCCTACAAGGAAATTGCAGAAATCCTGGAACTTGAACATGTAAAATCAGCCCGGAAACTTATTTACAGGGCAGTTGCTAAAATGAGGGCAATTTTGGTGACCGACAAAAATAGCTGA
- a CDS encoding SusC/RagA family TonB-linked outer membrane protein, with amino-acid sequence MEKRILRQFIMLSKYFVFGFVLQLFFTAVLLANTSNAQRASLSEISVSLQVEDLPLKQVFEALEQQSNLKFSYNESFQKVTDEKMSIDIPNGKMTDVLKEISGHTDLKFLRINDNIHVVRKKENEKSLDEIISEKAIVDISGTVTDETGMPIPGVTVRVKGGTRGTVTDIDGNYQINVEQGDVLTYSFVGFVSQEVTVANQSKIDIVLKEDLQALEEVVVVGYGTMKKSDLTGSVVSLDADNLVNIPATNALETLQGRVSGLDITRSSGQAGAGLNFTVRGNRSLNASNAPLILVDGIQYGSYIDINPNDIKSVEVLKDASSTAIYGSRGANGVIIITTKDGAKGKTKVELNNYYGVNALTDYRKFANTEQYVEMTREAFEAAGEWSGPEDDETIFGSNYANIQQGIDTDWPALMLHDGKIQSHHLAISGGNEKSSFRLSSEYFKETGLVKNDQLKRFVQRINFDHKILDNLKVGAALNFNVSDRDTRNTSFWNLIKLLPTGQPYNEDGTLKEMPFPGNLNLNPLFDEQKENYYNNTKSNRVFLVGNVDWKIIDNLNLRSNIGMDIQNSQQGVFEGSKSTWSINNNGFSKSSLANTLNRNLTWENVLNYKLGLGDHSLDMMVGNSILNYRTTNLSGEGRNQAFESSLFYNLNTNTDNIRTFSNLTESQLASFFGRVNYKFLEKYLLTASLRADGSSVLADGKKWAYFPSVALAWRLKEEPFMQNVSWLSDLKTRVSYGVSGNSAIAPYQTQGGVSKLNFAFNENPAFGYMPTMIPNKDLGWETTATKNLGLDFGFLNDRIYGSVDVYQTETSDLLMQSILPALTGYNSIIANIGKTETKGIDLQITTRNINTNDFSWSTSMNFSSVKEKILELSAGGDDVSNAWFVGEPLNVFYDYEKVGIWQSDEADVAETFDKQPGEIKVKDQNNDGNISAADDRVILGQASPKWTAGMTNNFSYKNFSMSVLVYARVGQMIDHEFRKMYYTGGIQNTPYVDYWTPENPTNAYPRPVLGNDQYISTLGYIDGSFLKIKEVRLAYNLPKVATDFLHTDRVSVYTTAKNFFTFSKLKDYDPERGGSATFPLTKQLVFGLNIQF; translated from the coding sequence ATGGAAAAAAGAATACTTAGGCAATTTATTATGCTATCGAAATATTTTGTGTTTGGTTTTGTCTTACAGCTTTTCTTTACAGCTGTACTGTTAGCCAACACGAGTAATGCCCAAAGGGCGAGTTTAAGTGAGATTAGTGTTTCCTTACAGGTCGAAGATTTGCCTCTAAAGCAAGTTTTTGAGGCATTGGAGCAACAATCCAATTTGAAGTTCTCTTATAATGAGAGTTTCCAAAAAGTGACAGACGAAAAAATGTCCATCGATATCCCAAATGGGAAGATGACTGATGTGCTAAAGGAAATTTCCGGACATACCGACTTAAAATTCCTTAGGATCAATGATAATATCCATGTGGTTCGAAAAAAGGAAAATGAGAAAAGCTTGGATGAGATTATTTCTGAAAAGGCAATCGTTGACATCAGTGGAACAGTTACCGATGAGACTGGCATGCCCATTCCTGGGGTAACTGTCCGTGTCAAAGGTGGAACCAGAGGTACGGTTACAGATATTGACGGTAATTACCAGATCAATGTGGAACAAGGGGATGTTCTGACCTATAGTTTTGTGGGGTTTGTATCTCAAGAGGTTACCGTTGCCAATCAATCTAAAATCGATATTGTATTAAAGGAAGATCTGCAAGCCCTGGAAGAGGTAGTCGTGGTAGGTTATGGAACCATGAAAAAGAGCGACCTTACAGGTTCTGTGGTTTCCCTTGATGCGGACAATTTGGTGAATATCCCCGCAACTAATGCTTTGGAAACTTTGCAAGGCCGTGTTTCCGGGCTTGACATCACCAGAAGCAGTGGTCAGGCGGGAGCAGGTTTGAACTTTACAGTTAGGGGAAACAGGTCTTTGAATGCTTCAAATGCCCCGCTTATTTTGGTGGATGGAATCCAGTATGGTTCCTATATCGATATCAATCCCAACGATATCAAATCTGTAGAGGTCTTAAAAGATGCCTCTTCTACAGCAATTTATGGATCCCGAGGGGCCAATGGGGTTATCATTATCACCACCAAGGATGGTGCAAAAGGTAAGACTAAGGTTGAGCTGAATAATTATTATGGGGTGAATGCCCTTACAGATTATAGGAAGTTTGCCAATACCGAACAGTATGTTGAAATGACCCGGGAGGCTTTTGAAGCTGCAGGGGAATGGTCTGGCCCAGAAGATGATGAGACCATTTTTGGATCCAACTATGCCAACATCCAACAGGGTATTGATACCGATTGGCCTGCATTAATGCTTCATGATGGCAAAATCCAGAGTCACCACCTGGCCATTTCCGGGGGTAATGAAAAATCCTCCTTTAGGTTATCTTCTGAATATTTCAAAGAGACCGGATTGGTAAAAAATGACCAGTTAAAGCGTTTCGTTCAACGAATCAATTTTGACCATAAGATTCTGGATAATTTAAAAGTGGGTGCAGCCCTTAACTTTAATGTTTCAGACCGGGATACCAGAAACACCAGTTTTTGGAACCTTATCAAGTTGCTTCCCACTGGACAACCATATAATGAAGATGGAACTTTAAAGGAGATGCCTTTTCCAGGTAACCTTAATTTGAATCCATTATTTGATGAGCAAAAAGAAAACTATTACAATAATACCAAAAGTAACAGGGTGTTTTTGGTGGGTAATGTAGATTGGAAAATCATTGACAACCTTAATCTAAGGTCAAACATTGGAATGGATATCCAAAATAGCCAACAAGGTGTTTTTGAAGGTTCCAAATCTACTTGGTCAATTAATAATAATGGTTTTTCCAAGTCCTCTCTTGCGAATACTTTAAATAGAAACCTAACCTGGGAAAATGTACTGAACTACAAATTGGGGTTAGGTGATCACAGCCTGGATATGATGGTAGGTAACAGTATTTTGAATTACCGTACCACCAACCTATCCGGTGAAGGTAGAAATCAGGCTTTTGAATCTTCCTTATTCTATAACCTGAATACCAATACTGATAACATTAGGACTTTTAGTAATCTAACCGAAAGCCAACTGGCTTCCTTCTTTGGCCGGGTGAATTATAAGTTTTTGGAAAAATACTTATTAACCGCTTCTTTGAGGGCAGATGGGTCTTCAGTATTGGCTGATGGTAAAAAATGGGCCTACTTCCCTTCTGTTGCCTTGGCCTGGAGGTTAAAAGAGGAGCCATTTATGCAAAATGTATCCTGGTTGTCTGATTTGAAAACCAGGGTAAGTTATGGTGTTTCCGGTAACAGTGCCATTGCTCCTTACCAGACACAAGGAGGAGTAAGCAAATTGAATTTTGCCTTCAATGAAAATCCTGCCTTTGGTTATATGCCTACCATGATTCCTAATAAGGACCTTGGCTGGGAAACTACCGCTACCAAAAACTTAGGTTTGGATTTCGGCTTTTTGAATGACAGGATTTATGGTTCCGTTGATGTTTATCAAACTGAAACCAGTGATTTGCTGATGCAAAGTATATTGCCTGCTTTGACAGGTTATAACTCCATTATTGCCAATATTGGTAAAACAGAAACAAAGGGTATTGACCTTCAGATTACCACCAGAAATATAAATACCAATGATTTCAGCTGGAGTACTAGCATGAACTTTTCTTCGGTTAAGGAAAAAATCCTGGAACTCAGTGCCGGTGGAGATGACGTGTCTAATGCCTGGTTTGTGGGTGAGCCACTTAATGTATTTTATGATTACGAAAAAGTTGGTATCTGGCAATCTGATGAAGCAGATGTTGCAGAAACTTTTGATAAGCAACCTGGAGAAATCAAGGTAAAAGATCAAAACAATGATGGAAATATTTCCGCTGCAGATGACCGCGTAATTTTGGGTCAGGCATCTCCAAAGTGGACTGCAGGTATGACCAACAATTTCTCTTATAAAAATTTCTCCATGTCAGTGTTGGTTTATGCCAGGGTAGGGCAGATGATCGATCATGAATTTAGAAAGATGTATTATACCGGAGGTATCCAAAATACTCCTTATGTGGACTATTGGACCCCAGAAAACCCAACCAATGCCTATCCAAGGCCTGTTTTGGGTAATGACCAATACATCTCGACACTTGGCTATATAGATGGTTCATTCCTTAAAATTAAAGAAGTTAGGCTCGCTTATAACTTGCCTAAGGTGGCCACGGATTTCTTACATACTGATAGGGTATCAGTATATACTACGGCCAAAAATTTCTTCACCTTTTCAAAGTTGAAGGATTACGATCCAGAGAGAGGGGGTTCGGCTACCTTCCCACTTACTAAACAACTTGTATTTGGATTGAATATCCAATTTTAA